A region of the Phyllopteryx taeniolatus isolate TA_2022b chromosome 9, UOR_Ptae_1.2, whole genome shotgun sequence genome:
cgtgacaggtgttggttcaatattatgtgttgtgtcttattacttagaagaAGACACAACCCATCGAAATGAAGCATTAATCAAATccactatactgtacatttaaaacacTGCTGATGCAACTGAGTCCTACAAGTGCTAGTGTATAATTTGGAAATGTTCATCATTCATAGCTGCTGAAGTTGAAGCCGTTTCTAATATTGCagttaccttatttagctacacGAGGGGCATACTCCCATTAACAGCCCCACATCGTGGATTACGTTGCCCCTCTGTAATGCCCCTCTTTACAGTTTCCTGTAAAATGTATCTGCTGACACAGCAGAATGACAACCGGGGCAGTCAGAAAGTTCTGTTTGAGTGGAAATTCATGTCAATTATTCATCCAGCCTTTAACAACCACACCACCTCCAGGCCCTCTAAAGTAACGGACACGATCGCCGCCATTACCCATGTAAATGTCAATGTTGTCTCaagtgaaagaagaagaagacagctTGGAGGAAGTCAGTGATTGCAGACAAAGCATCAGGTCCCGTGACTTTGCATATGTAGCATGATTGATTTAACAGACTTGTTGTAATCCCTTAGGCCTTATCTATGTAAAACACGTCTACAAATGCTCagtaaaatacttaaaaaacaaaaacaaaaacaaacaaaaaacgcttGTTTATGCACTTCAGTGTAAATTAAAAAGCAGGCAGACTTACATACGTTAAAATTGTGCACACAGTcactgcaaatacagtatatcagatGGTACTTTATTATAATAtacataaacatgtttttaaatatgaactTCCTCCAATTTTCCATTGCAGAgcatatgttttgcttttttcatattttgcgCCCAGCTGGAATCGTTGAAATGAAAAGTGACCACAAGCTTTTCCCAGCACATACACCTGCTGCTGCTACATTTTGCATATTTACAGCAATCAACTCCCATGTCACCTACAAAAATGGCAACAATAATGCAAACTCAATACCTTTTGTTGTTTGCATGCAAATAGAAATATCACTGTAAAAGTAGGGGCTTATTGCACACATTGTTTCATGAAGATGAATAAATTATACATTAGAAATCTATTCCATTACTTCAGTTTTAACCATATTATATAGCTTCTAATTATTGTCTCATGAAAATGATAACATTTTGTAAACCTAATTTGCACAAGCAATCTCACTTAACTCATGCCAGGCACACTCACGTCCCTGGTCATTTTTTCCTGTCCATCTTTGGCGCAGCACATCTCACTTTATCTTGCCGAGGAAGTCGATCAGGCCTTGGTGAAAGGCGCCAGGTTTGTCCATGTAGCACGCGTGGCGAGCTCCGTCCAGCTTGAGCACAGCGTGATGAGGAAGCTGGGCCAGGTTCTTGTGGGACTGGGCGCCCAGATTAGTGTCAAGGGCCCCGAACACGATGAGAGTGGGAGTCTGAAGTGTACATTGCAGTGTCAAAATATGACTCTTGTTGGTTAACTTTGCATAAATACGAgtattcaaccttttttttaataccaaatTGATGATTGATTTTGATGACAAATGTACAGCGTCATGAATAAGTATTTGCCCCCTCCTTGAATTTTTGatgtcatgccacagcatttcaactGGATTCATATCCGGACTTttactaggccactccaaaattgtccaaattgcTGGTTCTTGTTTGGATCGTTgacctgctgcagaacccaagtgtgcttcagtttAAGGTCACAAAGTGATGGCTGAAAATTCTCTAAGGATTTTCTGGTAATGTGCTGAATTCATGGGTCCATCAATCAAGTTGTTCAGGTTCTGAAGAAGAAAAGCATCCCCAGACTATCAacctaccaccaccatgtttgactgttgctttgttgtttttctaaaatactgtacagttgcCCCTTGCATGTTTGCGTTTCGGCATTCGCAGATTCACTTTTCCGCGGATGgtctttcaaatgtttttattttgttttaatatttctttttgGGTGCGCTTGTTGTTCCTGCTAAGCTTCCATTAACCCTACGGACCGGCACCTGTGTCCCGTGCCACTCCtggaaaggttcaccactgttccatgttttaaccatttgtggataatggctttcACTGTGGTTTGTTGGAGTCCTAaggctttagaaatggctttgcaaccctttccagactaatagatgtcaattacattATTTCTCATCTCTCCTTGAATTTATTTGGATTATGGCATTTTTGTGCAgcttttgagatcttttggccgacttaattttgtcagacaggcTTTATTTAAGTGATCCAGCtgtggaggtaatcaggcttgggtggggtcagtgaaaattaactgatccccaaaaatgtgattaattcaggatttaacaaggggggacatttactttttttacataaggccaggtagctttgaatagtttctttttccttaataaataaaatcaccattaaaaaagtgcattttatctttacttgggttatctttgtctgaaattcacatttgttagatcatcttaaacattaaagtgaggaaagtatgcaaaaaaaaattataatttagaAGGGGAGCAAATAGTTTTTCACGGCCATGTATATCTATCTGACAGTGTAAATGAAAACTGAGAATTTGTATCTTTGTAATGGCAGAATTTATGATTGGATATAAATAGATTGTGTTGCAGCATTTTCCCTCACCTGGATATTCTGATATTGTTGTGGTGTGTAACTGCGAGTACCAACTGGCGCAATGGGAACAAAGCCTCGCAGCTGTGCGCTGTTCTTCAGGAGGAACGGGATGGAGTAGTGTCCGCTCATGGAAGGGCTCACAAGCACCGCTGCCCTCACACCCAACGACTCCATGAACCTGGAGAGCAGGTCCACTCGACTCTGATCCGTTTTCAGGGCCCCTGAGTCAGGTGACTTACCATAACCtgaacaaaattattaaaagagAAATTACAGACATACTATATAAGtaatatttaaatgtgaaaaagatTTAGACCACACCCATTCCTGAAGTCATGCATgcaaaatacttatttcaaaCCAAAAGAGGACACAATTGCTGAGCCAATATAGGGATCGCGTCTCACACTGTTACATCACTGTCAGGTTTTACAGtaatataataatcattaatCACACGTATTGGCAAGACTGCTACAatgatattttaattaaattagtgGTGTGCCATCACAATGAATTCTTTCAAACCAAGCATGTAGAATGAAAACCATGTACAGTATTGACTATCAATTCAGTAATCAGTATTTTGTGCATATTTATcttagcgtgtgtgtgtactgattttttttttttttttttaaatagccaaCATGCACTTCAGTGGATCTTATTAGTACCTGGCAAGTCCATAGCTAGGGCCTGATATCCATTAGTTGCAAGTAGGGCCATGGTACCAAGTTCTTCCCAGGTTTTCGATGTGAAGGCCTGTCCATGCAGAAGCACC
Encoded here:
- the abhd14a gene encoding protein ABHD14A — its product is MNFLRNRMAVLGIVLLATLLLYLLLPSMRQGSMEPSLNAQRLGLLATSPPPLPNVNVSVRTGQLPGDPPLFFREALPIDGAGRQILPRLQVVLLHGQAFTSKTWEELGTMALLATNGYQALAMDLPGYGKSPDSGALKTDQSRVDLLSRFMESLGVRAAVLVSPSMSGHYSIPFLLKNSAQLRGFVPIAPVGTRSYTPQQYQNIQTPTLIVFGALDTNLGAQSHKNLAQLPHHAVLKLDGARHACYMDKPGAFHQGLIDFLGKIK